DNA from Conexivisphaera calida:
CGTGGGCGTCAAATCGGAGTTCTCGCCACCGCACATACTGAGGGCGATGCGCGAGATACTGCCGCCCGATTCCGTCGTTACGACTGAGGTCGGACAGAATCAGATGTGGGCTGAGCTGTACTTCAAGGTGCTTAGGCCGAGGACGTTCATAACGAGCGGCGGACTGGGCACGATGGGCTTTGGATTCCCCGCGGCCATAGGGGCGAAGGCCGCTCGTCCAGACGTGCCGGTGGTCGACGTGGCGGGCGATGGAAGCTTCATGATGACCATGAACTCCCTGGCAACCAGCATAGACGAGAAGCTTCCGGTAGTAGTGGTAGTGCTTAACAACTCGTCGCTCGGCATGGTCGCACAGTGGCAGAGGCTGTTCTACAACCGCAGATATGCCGCCACGATATTCGGGGCCAACCCGGACTTCGTGAGGCTGGCCGAGTCGTTCGGCGCCGAGGGCGTCAGGGTCTACTCCATGGACGAGTTCCGCAACGCCTTCAGGACCGCGATCCGCAGCGACGTCACAACAGTGATAGATGTTCCAATACATCCCGAGGAGGACGTGTTTCCATTCGTCGGTCCAGGGAGGACGTTGAACGAGATGCTACTGGGGGATGGAAGGGAATGAATGGAGCAGAGGGGAGCTCACAGATAATCTACTCCTTAATAGTGGAGAATAAGCCGGGCGTCCTCTTCAGGGTTGCCTCCCAGTTCCGCAGGAGGAGCTTCAACATAGAGAGTGTGGCGGTGGGCGTGACAGAGCGTCCCGACACATCAAGGATGATAATAACTATGCGCGGGGATCAGCAGATGGCGGAGGACTTCGCCAGAGTGCTCAGGCGCACTGTGGACGTGATAGACGTGGATCGCATGGATCCTGGGAGGGCAGTGCAGAGGGAGCTTGCGCTGATCAGGGTGAAGCCAGGGGGCAAGGAGATAGCAGGCGGCGTCAGGGGGGAGGGCGAGCTGAGAATACTAGCTGAGTCCTCCGATGGCGCCATCATACAGGCGATCGGCCCTCCCGACTACTTGTCGTCCTTAGTGGACGCGCTGGTCCGTGGGAAAGTACTTGAGGAAGTAGTCCGCACGGGCGTGGTGGCATTGGAGGTGCGGTGATAGATGTCCAAGATATACTATGATAATGACGTGTCCATGGAGCCCATACTCTCGAGGAAGGTGGCCGTCATAGGCTACGGAAGCCAAGGAAGGGCACAGGCACTGAACCTGAGGGATAGCGGGGTCGAGGTGTACGTCGGCCTCAGGAGGGGAGGACGCTCCTGGTCGCAGGCATCTCAGGATGGATTCGAGCCCCTTCCGATGGAGGAAGCGGTGAGGAGGGCTGACGTGGTCCAGATACTAATACCTGACCTGCAGCAACCCTCCGTCTACTCGAGCGTCATAGGCCCCAATCTGAGGAAGGGTGCAGCTCTGGGATTTGCACACGCGTTCAACATACACTACGGACTCATTCGCCCGCCCGGGTGGGCAGATGTGTTCATGGTCGCGCCCAAGAGCCCTGGCCCACGCCTCAGGGACGAGTACGTGGCCGGCAGGGGAGTTCCGTCACTGATAGCCGTGGCTCAGGATGGATCCGGAAAGGCGAAGGCTCTGGCGCTCGCCTATGCGAAGGCGATAGGCTCCACCCGCGCGGGGGTCATGGAGACCACCTTCAAGGAGGAAGTGGAGACTGACCTCTTCGGAGAACAGACCGTGCTGGTGGGCGGCGTCACCTACCTGATACTCAGGGGCTTCGAGACCCTCGTCGAGGCTGGATATCAGCCTGAGGTCGCGTACTTCGAGGTGCTGAACGAGCTGAAGCTGATAGTTGACCTCATACAGTCCGGTGGCATATCACACATGCTGGAGTCCGTCTCCGAGACAGCGCGCTACGGCGGCATGACCCGGGGACCGCGCGTTATAGATGAGCGGGTAAGGGAGAACATGCGTGAGGTCCTTAAGGAAATACAGTCCGGCGAGTTCGCGAAGGAGTGGGCGGGCGACGTCGATAAGAGCTCCGCCGAGATGCGGCGCCTGGTGGATGCCATCAAGTCGCATCAGATAGAGAAGGTGGGCGAACAAGTTCGGCGTCTGATGAAGATCGGGTGAACTCAGTGAGGAGCGGGCTGGATCCACTGTCATCAGACGGCAAGGTCTACATATTCGACACAACCCTTAGGGATGGCGAGCAGACGCCCGGCGTCGCCCTCACGCCCGATGAGAAGGTGGAGATAGCCCGGCAACTGGATAAATTGGGGGTCGACGTCATCGAAGCGGGATTCCCCGCATCCAGCGAGGGTGAGTTCGAGGGTGTCCGCAGGGTATCCTCACTCGGCCTGAGGTCCAGGGTGGCGGCGCTCGCCAGATCCGTCAGGGGCGACGTGGACAGGGCGCTCGCCGCGGGCGTCGACAGGATCCACGTATTCATAGCGACGTCTGACGTGCACCTGCAGTACAAGCTGAAGATGAGCAGGGAGGATGCGCTGGCCAGCGCCGTCGACGCGGTCAGCTACGCGAAGTCGCACGGCGTCGAGGTCGAGTTCTCGGCGGAGGACGCCACGAGGACGGATCCAGAGTTCCTTCGCACGGTCTTCTCCGAGGTCGCGGCAGCGGGCGCCGATGTGCTGGATATACCCGACACTGTGGGCGTGGCCACGCCGGAGAGAATCGCGGATCTCGTGAGGCTCACCAGGGAGGCGGCGCCGGGAAAGATAATCAGCGTGCACTGTCATGATGACTTCGGGCTGGCGGTCGCCAACAGCGTCTCAGGCATCCTCGCGGGAGCCCAGCAGTTCCACGCTACCATAAACGGAATAGGCGAGAGGGCCGGCAACGCCTCACTCGAGGAGGCTGCCCTGGTACTGAAGTTCCTGTACGGGAAGAACGTCGGGATAAAGCCCGAGCTCATCTACGAGACCTCGCGCCTAGTGGCCAGGCTCACCGGAATCTATCCGCCGCCCAACAAGGCCCTGGTTGGAGACAACGCATTCGGCCATGAGTCGGGCATACACGTCCACGGAGTGCTGGAGATGCCCTCCACCTATGAGCCCATAAGCCCGGAGGTCGTCGGCCGCAAGAGGTTCTTCGTCGCCGGGAAGCACGCCGGAAGCCATGGCATAGAGGCGATGCTGAGGGAGTATGGGATCGACGTGAATGAGGAGCAGTTGCGCCAGATAGTGCGCGAGGTGAAGCGGCTGGGCGACATGGGCAAGACGGTCACGGACGCCGACCTACTGGCAATCGCCAGGAGCGTCCTGGGGAGGCTTCCCGCCGGGGAGGCGGCGGTCTCCCTCACGGGCCTGGTGGTCGTCACGGGAATGGGCGTCAGTCCAACCGCTTCCGTGCGCATAAGGTTGAGGGACCGCGACGTGGACACTTCCAGCGTCGGCGTCGGGCCCGTAGATGCGGCCCTGCGGGCAATACAGTCGGTGGTCAGGGAGATAGCGGACGTTCGCCTGGTGGAATATAGGCTCGAGGCCATAACAGGTGGGTCCGACGCGCTGGGGGAGGTAGTGGTCAAGGTGGAGGACGACCTTGGCAACATGGCGTCCGCGCGCTCAGTCGGCACGGACATAGTGATGGCCAGCGTGGATGCGATGGTCGATGGAATAAATAAGATCCTCCAGAAGAGGTCGACGGGGGCAACAGGGAATGTGCGCGTACAGGATAGCGGTAATAGAGGGTGACGGCATAGGTCCGGAGGTCGTGCCAGTGGCCATCTCGGTGGTCCAGCGCGCGGCCGACATCTTCGGATTCTCGGTTGAGTTCCGCGGGTACAGGGCAGGTGACTCTGCGCTCGCCGAGCTCGGGGAGGCGTTGCCTGAGGAGACGATACAGGGTGTCAGGTCCTCCGACGCGGCGATCAAGGGCCCCGTCGGTGAGACCGCGAAGGACGTCATAGTCCGCCTCAGGCAGAT
Protein-coding regions in this window:
- the ilvN gene encoding acetolactate synthase small subunit, with the translated sequence MNGAEGSSQIIYSLIVENKPGVLFRVASQFRRRSFNIESVAVGVTERPDTSRMIITMRGDQQMAEDFARVLRRTVDVIDVDRMDPGRAVQRELALIRVKPGGKEIAGGVRGEGELRILAESSDGAIIQAIGPPDYLSSLVDALVRGKVLEEVVRTGVVALEVR
- the ilvC gene encoding ketol-acid reductoisomerase; translated protein: MSKIYYDNDVSMEPILSRKVAVIGYGSQGRAQALNLRDSGVEVYVGLRRGGRSWSQASQDGFEPLPMEEAVRRADVVQILIPDLQQPSVYSSVIGPNLRKGAALGFAHAFNIHYGLIRPPGWADVFMVAPKSPGPRLRDEYVAGRGVPSLIAVAQDGSGKAKALALAYAKAIGSTRAGVMETTFKEEVETDLFGEQTVLVGGVTYLILRGFETLVEAGYQPEVAYFEVLNELKLIVDLIQSGGISHMLESVSETARYGGMTRGPRVIDERVRENMREVLKEIQSGEFAKEWAGDVDKSSAEMRRLVDAIKSHQIEKVGEQVRRLMKIG
- a CDS encoding 2-isopropylmalate synthase; the protein is MRSGLDPLSSDGKVYIFDTTLRDGEQTPGVALTPDEKVEIARQLDKLGVDVIEAGFPASSEGEFEGVRRVSSLGLRSRVAALARSVRGDVDRALAAGVDRIHVFIATSDVHLQYKLKMSREDALASAVDAVSYAKSHGVEVEFSAEDATRTDPEFLRTVFSEVAAAGADVLDIPDTVGVATPERIADLVRLTREAAPGKIISVHCHDDFGLAVANSVSGILAGAQQFHATINGIGERAGNASLEEAALVLKFLYGKNVGIKPELIYETSRLVARLTGIYPPPNKALVGDNAFGHESGIHVHGVLEMPSTYEPISPEVVGRKRFFVAGKHAGSHGIEAMLREYGIDVNEEQLRQIVREVKRLGDMGKTVTDADLLAIARSVLGRLPAGEAAVSLTGLVVVTGMGVSPTASVRIRLRDRDVDTSSVGVGPVDAALRAIQSVVREIADVRLVEYRLEAITGGSDALGEVVVKVEDDLGNMASARSVGTDIVMASVDAMVDGINKILQKRSTGATGNVRVQDSGNRG